CATTCATGGAAAAAGGTTGGGAGAATATGACCACCGGACAGGTTGGCAAAATCGGTGGGAATATGGTCCGCAGAATGATCCGCTTGGCTGAGGATGAAATGGCGAAGCGGTCGAAGTAATTCCATCCCTGTCGATCGTCTGTGCTGCACATGCTGCCGCAGGCGGTCGGCTTTTCCATGTTTTTGCATAAGTCGGAATGATCCTTCCAATCCTAGTGAAGAAGGAGGTATCGAGATGTATGAGACATTCGTAAAGGAATTTATTGATATTATGGATGAACGGGCTCCTGTTACGTTGGTGCGCAATCGGATCGACATACCGCTTGGTTCGGTGGAAGCCGAACAGAGCACGTTGATCCATTCGCGACTGGATTTGGCAGATGAAGGCAGTCCACATGCAGATGTTGTGATTTCGCAGGGCAACGGCAGTTATAAGGTTGATTTTATCGCGCATGTTCCGACTAACGACCGGATTACAGATGAACAGTTCATTTCTCAGATCCGTGAAGTGGGGCAGGTGGAGTCTGTTTCGGTACTGCAGTCAATTGACGGACAGCATGATGATACTTATGTGGTGACGGGCCGTATGGATATCCGGCCAGGAAATGATGATCAGAATACAAATTCGGCTACGCACGATATATCCGAGAAAATTGTGTCAATAATGAAAGCAGGCGGCTATCAGTTGGATGACACCGCCAACGCGAACGATCTTGTTTTGTGGTCGCCTGAATAATCGAGAATGACAGGAGGTGGCGCAGTGCGGCAAATGACAAGCGGAATCGCAGCCATCTGCCTGATGGCGGCACTCCTGCTGCAGCCGACACCGGCCGTAACGCAGGGCAAATCTTCCGCTCCTCAAAACGATTGGAGCACCTGGACGCATATCAAAAAATTAAGTTATTAAAGTGTATTAAAGAAGGCCGCCGCAGGGGGCCTTCTTTAATTCATAGTTAGAACATTGACACTGGCTGCGGGATGATCCCCGCGAAGGGAATCGGATTATGACCCCGATGAATCTGTCATTAAAATAGATAGATTGCATATCTTCTACTAGATGATGCAGGGAGGGAAGTGGAATGTTTGCAAAACGGAAATTTTGGCTGGTCGGACTATGCACTCTCGTTGCGACAGTCGTTGTATGGGCAGCGGCCGGTGGACAAGCTTCCCGATTCTGGAAAATGGGAAGCGGCACTGCGGATACCGA
The sequence above is a segment of the Effusibacillus dendaii genome. Coding sequences within it:
- a CDS encoding small, acid-soluble spore protein, alpha/beta type; translation: MEKGWENMTTGQVGKIGGNMVRRMIRLAEDEMAKRSK